The genomic window ATCGTGATTTGTACAGGTCGTCCTCTAGCAGCTATTGTTGGTTATTTGGATGAATTGGGGTTGAATGAACCAGGCGACTACAGTATTACATTCAATGGCGGCTTGGTACAAAAAAATGATACAGGTGAGATTATTGAAAAGGCGCTGATGCCTCTGGAACATATCCATGAGCTTTATGAACTGGCGGTATCATTGAATATTCCTTTGGATGTGTTATCCGAAGGAACAGTCCTCCATTTGCCAACATCAGAAGAATACCCATCTATTTATGGGCGACTGAATAATTTGCTGACATTTGAACCAATAGTATTGACAGAGATGGCTGCAGATCGTATTTACAACAAAGCAGTTGTTGCTATCGATGAGGAATATTTGGATGAACAGATCAAGAAAATTCCGGCTGAGTTTTATGAACGCTATGAGGTAATTAAAACGCGTAGCAATCTTTTGGAATTTATGCCAAAAGGGATCACGAAAGCGTATGGTATTTCGCTGTTAGCAAGAGATTTGGCGATTAAGCAAGAAGAAGTGATGACGATCGGTGATGAAGAAAATGATTTGCCTATGATCGAATATGCTGGAATCGGTGTTGCTATGGAGAATGCGGTGGAAATGGTCAAAAAAGCGGCGGATGTCATTACGAAAAATAATGACCAGTCCGGTGTAGCCGAAGCAGTAAAAGAATATGTATTGAAACCGCTGGAGGGAGCAGACTAATGGGATTTTTTGATCGAATAAAAAAAGCCTTCAAAGCCGATAAACAGGCTGAGCAGGAACAAGAGCAGCTAGTAGAAGAAGTCCCGACAGAGCAGGAAGAGGACAGTAGTGTCGATACTGTGGCTCAAGAAACGCCAATTGTACCTGTTGAGGATGAAATACAAAAACAAGAAGAGACCCCTGAGCTGGAAGTAGAAGCGGCTGCTGAATCAGAGGTAGAAATCGCTGTAACACCAGAACCAATTATAGAAGAAACAGCGCCAACCCTCGAACCAGAAAAAGAGAAACAGAAGAAATATGAAAAGGGCTTGGAAAAAACTAGAAAAACCTTTTCTCAACGGTTCAACGAGCTGATGGCAAATTTCCGTAGTGTGGATGAAGACTTTTTTGAAGAGCTGGAAGAAACGCTGATTGGTGCTGATGTAGGTTTTGAAACAGCAATCAAAATCACCGAAGAGCTGAGACAAGAAGTAAAATTACGCAATGTGAAGAAGACTGCAGAAGTTCAAAATGCAATCATTGAAAAAATGGTCGATCTTTATGAAGCAGAAGGTGTCGATGAAAACAACGCACTGAACATCCAATCAAATGGATTGACTGTAATTCTGTTCGTTGGTGTGAACGGTGTCGGAAAAACAACA from Enterococcus sp. 9E7_DIV0242 includes these protein-coding regions:
- a CDS encoding Cof-type HAD-IIB family hydrolase, with translation MIKLVAIDLDGTLLNSQKQISDKDKKTLSLAKEQGVKIVICTGRPLAAIVGYLDELGLNEPGDYSITFNGGLVQKNDTGEIIEKALMPLEHIHELYELAVSLNIPLDVLSEGTVLHLPTSEEYPSIYGRLNNLLTFEPIVLTEMAADRIYNKAVVAIDEEYLDEQIKKIPAEFYERYEVIKTRSNLLEFMPKGITKAYGISLLARDLAIKQEEVMTIGDEENDLPMIEYAGIGVAMENAVEMVKKAADVITKNNDQSGVAEAVKEYVLKPLEGAD
- the ftsY gene encoding signal recognition particle-docking protein FtsY, with translation MGFFDRIKKAFKADKQAEQEQEQLVEEVPTEQEEDSSVDTVAQETPIVPVEDEIQKQEETPELEVEAAAESEVEIAVTPEPIIEETAPTLEPEKEKQKKYEKGLEKTRKTFSQRFNELMANFRSVDEDFFEELEETLIGADVGFETAIKITEELRQEVKLRNVKKTAEVQNAIIEKMVDLYEAEGVDENNALNIQSNGLTVILFVGVNGVGKTTSIGKLAHEFKEDGKKVLLAAADTFRAGAIDQLVVWGERAGVEVVRGNAGGDPAAVVFDAVARAKDEGADILLVDTAGRLQNKVNLMNELEKIKRVIQRELPDAPHEVLLVVDATTGQNAMAQAKQFKETTDVTGLVLTKLDGTAKGGIVLAIRNELHLPVKLVGLGEGINDLEPFDANDFAIGLFKGLLREE